A window of Castanea sativa cultivar Marrone di Chiusa Pesio chromosome 1, ASM4071231v1 contains these coding sequences:
- the LOC142616401 gene encoding protein WALLS ARE THIN 1, translating to MADSSSASPNRMWCSIPERLQLHGAMLALQFGYAGFHVVSRAALNMGISKFVFPVYRNIIALLLLLPFAYFLEKKERPPISLNFLVQFFLLALVGITANQGFYLLGLDNTSPTFASAIQNSVPAITFLMAALLRIEKVRLDRKDGISKVAGTIFCVAGATVITLYKGPTIYSPQPPVVLHSITPAPYVSTLGDAAGKSWTLGCIYLIGHCLAWSGWLVLQAPVLKKYPARLSVTSYTCFFGLIQFVVIALLAERDPQAWIFHSGGELFTILYAGVVASGIAFAVQIWCIDRGGPVFVAVYQPVQTLVVAIMASLALGEEFYLGGVIGAILIIVGLYGVLWGKNEEKKFAQLEKPLIQSTPEHGNNRTTSHIKSSLAQPLLPPSSENV from the exons ATGGCCGATTCTAGTTCTGCTTCCCCAAACAGAATGTGGTGCTCTATACCCGAAAGACTCCAGCTGCATGGGGCTATGTTGGCCTTGCAGTTTGGTTATGCTGGGTTCCATGTCGTATCCCGGGCTGCTCTCAACATGGGCATTAGCAAATTTGTGTTCCCTGTCTATCGAAACATCATCGCTTTGCTTTTGCTCCTTCCCTTCGCCTACTTTCTAGAGAA GAAGGAGAGGCCTCCAATTTCTCTAAACTTTCTCGTTCAGTTCTTCCTCCTCGCACTTGTTGG AATCACAGCAAACCAAGGATTCTACTTGCTGGGATTAGACAACACATCTCCAACTTTTGCATCAGCAATTCAAAACTCAGTCCCAGCCATTACCTTTCTCATGGCAGCTTTACTCAG GATTGAGAAAGTGAGACTAGACCGAAAAGACGGTATCTCAAAAGTGGCTGGAACAATATTCTGTGTAGCTGGAGCCACAGTGATTACTCTCTACAAAGGTCCAACCATTTACAGCCCACAGCCACCAGTAGTGCTACATAGCATAACACCTGCACCTTATGTTTCAACACTAGGAGATGCAGCTGGAAAGAGCTGGACCCTGGGTTGCATCTACCTTATTGGCCATTGCTTGGCATGGTCCGGGTGGCTCGTGTTGCAAGCCCCAGTCCTTAAGAAGTACCCCGCTCGCTTGTCGGTCACCTCCTATACTTGTTTCTTCGGTCTTATACAGTTTGTGGTCATTGCTCTGCTTGCTGAGAGAGACCCACAGGCTTGGATTTTTCACTCTGGTGGAGAGCTCTTCACCATCCTCTATGCG GGAGTGGTAGCATCAGGCATAGCCTTCGCTGTCCAAATATGGTGCATTGACAGAGGAGGCCCCGTCTTCGTTGCTGTGTATCAACCTGTTCAGACTCTTGTTGTCGCAATTATGGCCTCCCTTGCTTTGGGAGAAGAATTTTATTTAGGAGG GGTCATTGGGGCAATATTGATCATTGTGGGATTGTACGGTGTCCTGTGGGGTAAAAACGAAGAGAAGAAGTTTGCACAGCTGGAAAAACCTTTGATTCAGTCCACACCAGAGCATGGGAACAACAGGACAACAAGCCACATCAAGTCATCCCTTGCTCAGCCACTGCTCCCACCTTCATCAGAAAATGTTTGA